The following proteins are encoded in a genomic region of Sebastes fasciatus isolate fSebFas1 chromosome 12, fSebFas1.pri, whole genome shotgun sequence:
- the ccka gene encoding cholecystokinin yields the protein MATTAVMNVGICVCVLLAALSSGSLSLPSQSMSQRAEGDALVSDSLPPPSSPHHTRQARSARSAPAPPSGRLATYNQLREDADAQNSLSKLLARLISRKGSPYQTRSSLTSRASGLAPGHRIKDRDYQGWMDFGRRSAEEYEYSS from the exons ATGGCAACAACCGCAG tcatGAATGTaggcatctgtgtgtgtgtcctcctgGCTGCTTTGTCCAGCGGTTCCCTGAGTCTGCCCTCACAGTCCAtg TCCCAGAGAGCCGAGGGTGATGCTCTCGTGTCAGACAGCCTGCCTCCCCCCTCCTCGCCCCACCACACACGCCAGGCCCGCTCGGCCCGCTCGGCCCCAGCGCCCCCCTCAGGGCGCCTGGCCACCTATAACCAACTCCGGGAGGACGCGGACGCTCAGAACAGCCTGAGCAAGCTACTGGCCAGACTCATCTCCAGGAAAG GCTCTCCCTACCAGACCAGATCCTCCCTCACCAGCAGAGCCAGCGGTCTGGCCCCTGGCCACAGGATAAAGGACAGAGACTACCAAGGCTGGATGGACTTTGGACGACGCAGTGCAGAAGAGTACGAATACTCCTCCTAA